CAGTGCAACCGACTATAAGTATAGAGAAAAGACAGATGACAATTAGCAACACAATTAATTTCCTCAGATGACACACCTCTTCCAAATTCGACCTTTTCTTCATCCTACATGATGGAATAGATTAGCTGGATTAATATTTTTTAATGTAAGCCTCACCATTGGTCGAACCATTCTTGACTTTGTGGGGCTGCACTTCTAAACTTGATTCTCATAAGTGTTTACTCGTCGCATGCATCATTGCATTGGAGGAAAAGTGTTGGCTGCAGCTACTGGTCCACGATCTACGGCTTCGTCGTCCGATGCGACGAAAGCCGTTTTGCCCGTTTTGTTTGCAATTAGTTTGGTTCATATGCTAAACGATTCCATGCAGGCGGTTGTCCCGGCGCTGTACCCGGTGCTGGAGGAGTCGTTAAATTTATCCTTGGCGCAGGTTGGTTGGATTGGCTTTATGCTTAATATGACCTCATCCGTCATGCAGCCTGTCGTTGGAGCGTATTCAGATCGTCGGTCGTTACCGAGTATGCTACCGATCGGAATGGGACTGAGCATGATTGGTATGATCGGCATTGCCTTTGCTCCGCAGTTCTGGTATCTCTTGCTGGCCGTCGTATTCATTGGACTGGGGTCGGCAATTTTCCACCCTGAAGGATCGAGAGTCGTATATCTCGCAGCGGGCGGCAAACGTGGCTTTGCCCAGTCCGTCTATCAAGTAGGCGGTAATGCGGGTAGCTCCCTAGCGCCGCTTATGACGGTGTTCATCTTCGTTCCCCTTGGTCAATTCGGTGCGATATGGGGGACGCTGTTTGCGGGCTTTGCGATTGCTATTCTGCTCGGGCTGCTTCCGTGGTATAAACGAAAGCTTGCGGAATGGGCAACTGAGCGTTCACAATCAGCATCGGGAAGAGCGGGCACTACTATTGTTGAAAAAATGAGCCATCCGCGTGTCAAATTTGCTATGGGGATGCTTGTATTTCTTGTGTTCGCTCG
This portion of the Cohnella abietis genome encodes:
- a CDS encoding MFS transporter yields the protein MAAATGPRSTASSSDATKAVLPVLFAISLVHMLNDSMQAVVPALYPVLEESLNLSLAQVGWIGFMLNMTSSVMQPVVGAYSDRRSLPSMLPIGMGLSMIGMIGIAFAPQFWYLLLAVVFIGLGSAIFHPEGSRVVYLAAGGKRGFAQSVYQVGGNAGSSLAPLMTVFIFVPLGQFGAIWGTLFAGFAIAILLGLLPWYKRKLAEWATERSQSASGRAGTTIVEKMSHPRVKFAMGMLVFLVFARSWYHAGISSFYQFYLKEHFGLTTQQAQIPVFLFLAAGVLGTYFGGVLADKFGLKNMIVFSIGGAAPIALILPHLTLFWVYPVITLLGFVVLSGFSVSVVYAQFLMPSKVGMASGLTTGLAFGMGAIGAVALGKAADVFGLSDVMLFCSFLPLVGLFALMLPSDRSRAR